The genomic DNA CGTTAATACCTAAGGTGAAACACTTAACGAGAAGCAAAGTGTTTAATCAATCCATGATTAGTGGCGTACAAGCTAAATTTTAGTAAACTAGCGGCATTATACCGACAACGCTTTCTAAAAAGAAGCGCACACAGTGATGGAACACATTATGAAACCCCAAATTAGGCCCTCTATGGCGATATTGCTGTATTTGCTGGCCATTATTGTTATTGCCTTTAGTTTTTTCTTTAACACCTTGCTTTCATTGCATACAAAATGGACGCAATGGGATGAGGCTTATTCGCATGGTTACCCATTATTTTTAATTGCGCTTTACTATTGCTGCGCACAGTTGGTGAGCGCCAAACAGCAATGGCGTGGACATTTAGCATACAGTTTAGTTTCAATCATACCGGCGGTTATTTGGGCTTATGGTGAGGCGACTCAGTTACAAGTGTTGCAGCAAATAGCCCTGCCTATGGCTATTTTTACCTTAGCGCTACCCTTAGTGGGCATGAAAATTGGTTTACGTATAATCCCTGTTTTTTTGCTAATGTCTTTAGCGATACCAGTGTGGGATGTTGTGAACCCCATTTTGAGAGCATTGACGACAGAGGCAGCCACCTTTTTAGTGCGCCTTGTAGGTATAACGGCCTACATTGATGGATTTTCTTTTACTTTGCCTTACGGCACCGTGGTTATTGCGGGTGGTTGTTCTGGGCTGGCGTTTTTTATGATGGCGCTGAGTTTATCGGGCATCAATGCGTTTTATCGTAGGCTTACGTTAAAGTACGCGGTTCTTAGCATTGCCTTACTCGTTACTTTATCGGTTGTAGGTAATTGGTTGCGCGTTACAGCGCTGATTATGATCGCCTATTATTCTAAAATGCAGCACAGCCTGGTGTACGAACACGGCAGCTTCGGCTGGTGGATATTTGCGGGTATTTTCTTTCTGTATTTATGGCTTATACGTAACTACGCAGAGCAGCCCGCAAAAGCGGCTTCAGCACAAGAGGTTAGCCACCTAAAAAATGCTCGACCAGTTTGGGCACTTACCTTGGCCGTTGTATTTATGGCCGCCTTACCCATTTACATGGTCGTGCAAAGTGCTAAAGCAACGCAGGCGCAACCTA from Reinekea marina includes the following:
- a CDS encoding archaeosortase/exosortase family protein, with the protein product MKPQIRPSMAILLYLLAIIVIAFSFFFNTLLSLHTKWTQWDEAYSHGYPLFLIALYYCCAQLVSAKQQWRGHLAYSLVSIIPAVIWAYGEATQLQVLQQIALPMAIFTLALPLVGMKIGLRIIPVFLLMSLAIPVWDVVNPILRALTTEAATFLVRLVGITAYIDGFSFTLPYGTVVIAGGCSGLAFFMMALSLSGINAFYRRLTLKYAVLSIALLVTLSVVGNWLRVTALIMIAYYSKMQHSLVYEHGSFGWWIFAGIFFLYLWLIRNYAEQPAKAASAQEVSHLKNARPVWALTLAVVFMAALPIYMVVQSAKATQAQPTNSMTNNYDDQIWLPNYSGFDAQAHTSLMLANTQWQASQLLYTTQEQGKELVSSDNRMATENAKLIHDVITAEGNKLNLDVIQTGNRSRIVVWAYKLGSQLKTSAFSAKHAQFIEVLRGNPSAELVYLTKTCQQARCEAEKQMLQANLAQWVTVF